From a single Centropristis striata isolate RG_2023a ecotype Rhode Island chromosome 14, C.striata_1.0, whole genome shotgun sequence genomic region:
- the tpd52 gene encoding tumor protein D52 isoform X5 yields the protein MEDAEKGSQQHPDSVPEVGEDAVTSVSPASPPPPMTEEEQQELQEELVKVEDEIQTLTQVLAAKEKQLADIKRKLGITPLNELKQNFTKTWQEVTTSNAYRRTSETLSQAGLKASAAFTNVGTAITRKLEDVR from the exons ATGGAGGATGCAGAGAAAG GTTCCCAGCAGCATCCGGACTCAGTCCCGGAGGTAGGCGAAGATGCAGTGACGTCTGTCAGTCCCGCTTCCCCTCCCCCCCCCATGACGGAGGAAGAGCAGCAGGAGCTTCAGGAAGAGCTGGTCAAG gttgaGGATGAGATCCAGACGCTGACCCAGGTGCTGGCAGCCAAGGAGAAGCAGTTGGCAGACATTAAGAGGAAGCTGGGCATCACACCTCTCAATGAGCTGAAACAGAACTTCACCAAAACCTGGCAGGAGGTCACCACCTCCAACGC CTATAGGAGGACATCTGAAACACTGTCTCAGGCAGGTCTGAAGGCCTCGGCCGCATTCACTAATGTGGGGACAGCCATCACCCGGAAGCTTGAGGATGTCAGGTGA